AGCTCCTCTGCCTCACGCTCAGCTACAGTAGCACGGTCCTTTCTGCAGGGGTAAGCATCCTTAATACAAATTAATCATTACAAGCCCCGCTAACTAAAGAACCAGCACAGAACATGGATCAGGTTGTACCCAAGGCTAAGTTTGAGCAAACTTGATCTCTTCCCCCAAGAACGAAAACAACAAAAAGCTTTTTCCACACATACTCATGATAAAAGGAAGTTTAATTTGAACTGTGCAAGACAGGGGAATGGCAATCAGGAAAGTTTAACCTTATACCCCTTAATGTACTATAATACTTTATTCTTACTTTCTGATGAAGACCGGTTTGAGACGGGGCTCAGCCTCATCCTCGCTGTCTGTGTATTCCTCATACTCTGATTCCGATTCAGACTCCTCTCCGGATTTAccttcctcctccacctccattATCTCCATGTCCTCATTCTTTCGTTCCTGAGCACGCTGGCGCATCATTGCTCGCCGCCGTTCGATTTCCTTGGTGGGGGGGGTAGACAATTAGAATGAGCAGTCTATCAGAAAAACTGCGGTGCCTCCAAACCTCCATTAGAGGCAGTATGCAAACCATAACCTACAGCATCTCCTCCTCCACAGTTACTGCCCAGCCACCCAGCAAAACACAGCCTATCCCAGCCAGGACTCACCTCATCATCcacttcttcctcttcctcctcactgCTTTCCTCTCGGTCTGGGAGCCAGCCTTCCTCTTCTGACTCAGAGCTACTCTCCATTACCACCTCTGGCTCTGCGATCTGCCTGTGTCTTGCCAGTCTGTGGAAGTTGGGAGGACGGACGACAGTCtgtcatttaaaaatcaattgcTCTGAAATGTTTCATATTAGGTGGCTATTATTCACAAATCTGGAATTTAACAGCTCTAGTGTGACGCTCTGGgaaatgtgtgtgtatagatatagatttctattttttttcagttcatgtaatactaaagatttttttttgttttactgtagttACCAGTTACAGGTTATATGCAAACTACATATACAGCTTGAGGCCCGTCACAGATTTAAGGAAGCAGCAAATCTGAATCTCTAATGGCGAGGCAGCATGCTAATGTTTCCTGGTACTGTACCTCTCCTCCACATCCTCACTGACACGATTCTGCAGACGCTTAAGACGAGGGTCAGAGACCACCTCCTCTTCCAGCTCCTCTGGCTCAACGTCCTTCCCCTTCTTAATGAACTGGAAATCCTCCTCTTCTTCATCCGAAGACTCCATGGGGGCATAATCGGGACGCTTTCCTGACACATAGCGCTTCACCTTCACTTTCTCCATAGAAATTTCACCTGGAAGAGAAAAAGCGACAGATTAACCACTGCGGGATATCAACCTACTGAAACACAAAAACCTATGACTTGGATTTAAGAGTCAACACACACCTTAACATAGCTCCAACTCACATTCACACAATAATGCATACCACATTAGGTAGCACTAAAGAAGCTTAGTTATACAACTGCTTTGAAGATATAACATTTgccttattttattacagtaccaAAGTATATCCACTAAACTTCAAATACCACATACAGCAGCCAGGCCACCGCATTAAAAATATAACGTTTGTTTACATTCGATCCATTTCAGACTACTGGCAAACCCAAGACATGATCAAAATGGTTTACTTTGGATAGACAtatcactacaaaaaaaaaaaaaaaaaagaccctgaaGGTGTTGACGCAGCAGGGTAAATATGAAAAACGTTAACTTAGTGTTTGGTTGTATAGCAAAGGCTATGCATTAACAGTAACTAAGAGAACCACACGCTGGGTTGTTCTAATAAATACTGCAGTaacaaactgagcttttattgcTTGCGAATGGGTATttcataattttaattttatgtttaaaTTGAATTACTTGGGATAATACCAGGTAGCATGCCactgtttttcaatatttaagCTTTTCATTACATCCACGAGTAATACTTATGGACGTAAGGCCTGGTCAAGCAGCGCCGGTCTCGATAGCTTACCAAATAACGATATGCTTGGTTCTCCATCGCACGAAGTCTCTCAGAAACAGCCATTGATGTGGAAAAGCGTCTGAAACTCATgggctgatttttattttatgttttaccaCCTTGTCAACCTACAAGTGCACGCCGTATAGCAATGGCTGATCCCCGGCCCTCGATTTAAACCTAGCCCGAGTCGGATTCGCTTACCTTTCTCATTTCGGATCGGCACGGCTCCGGCCGTTGACTGGATCGGCGGCTGCTTCATGTTAAGAGAGTTCTGGGCCGACATGGCTGGCCGAATTGAAACTCAAAAAATATAAAGGAAAACGAATATCACTGTATTtgtgggggaaaaacaaaacaaaaccaaaaactgcgATCGAGTCGCCTCCTTCACAGCGAAGCGAGCGAGTGAGTTACCGGATGTTGTTGCCCTTGATACAcagagtggtgatgtcagaaaGGGGAGGGCTCTCAGAGGGTGAAGTCAACACTTTGTTCTGCGGTCGGACGCTCACAAACAGACGTGTATTTTGGAGCTTCCTGTTACTGCAAATGCTAATTGTTCGATCTATATACACATGAAATGTTTATTCAGTGTCATTTACACATCTATAAGAAACGGTTTTCTAAATAGGCAGAAAAACGTACTAAATCCATAGATTTCTACCGACGAAGGACCTCCTAAGTCctcttttcacacacacacacacacacacattatatatacatacacatatatatatatatatatatatatatatatatatatatatatatatatatatatatatatatatatatatatataaccagtaaAAATACACAAACCTGCATCCTTTAAAGTATATTGCTTTGGTGTACTGGTTCCATAAAGAAGGGCACTAGAATACACTAgagtattttgtgtttgagtCGCAGCcattgcatttactgtacagtatatttagcaAGTGTCCAGAACCAGGAGAAGGGCACATGGATGGGCCTGGGTCCAATGAAGACAAAGCAGAACTGTTCTGCAGCTTGGAACcaaatctctccctctctctgaccTTCTTCTCCCTCCTTCCAGCGCACCCATTCACAGGGTAGTAAGAAGATGTCCAGCCCGAGGCAGGCTGGCCTTCCCCAGTCTCTTCTTGGCCATCTTGATTTCCAATACCATTGGACTATCAGAACTATACAGACCCCATTGAAGAATGAGACATACTGCAGCATGAGCCAGTACACAGGGCTAGGAATCCCTGTCACAAGAGAAAGAAAAGCAGGGATGGCATGGTTTTCAACAAGTAGTTCTTATAATTTGATCTTTGATACATTGTATCTATGCAGATATACtatttcagaaagaagacatctaagtattaaaaataacagtttattggttgtgaaagatatgcctgatggcacatgaacaattgacaaagttatgcccgacatgaacatggtagccgacagatacataatacattcacattacaatttcaTTGGAGCTCCATAGCCACCCCTATGCTGGCCTTGCTGAGATGAaagcaatacagtgattaagaatgggtCGGCCAGCtagcaggacaagtggcacttggggccaccttctccctagacaaggcacgctgcaggttggaggcagggaggaggaggaccaaacaaagaaacgacaggggtttgtgggcagagatctatttaactggtcaaactggtaacatatgagattgatgggtggagtctcctttcggaaagacatGAAGTTTCCAAAGATTGAAAAAGAAGTGTCCTGCTCCCCTACAGCATTACATTGTCCCTTACCAAATAGTATTTTCATATACACATGAAAATGTTCACTGAATATCATTTACACATCTATAAGAAATGGTTTTCTAAACAGGCAGAAAAACTTACAAAATCCACAGATTTCTACTGACAAAGGACCCCCATAGTCCTCTTTTCCTAAAATAAACAAGCACTTCAGTTAAATTGCAAAATTAGAATTAGAACGATATCTcccagaaaggaaaaatgataatttttgtaattgttttgatttgtgtaaaATTAAGCTAGGATTGAAATTGCTGAACCAAAGGTGTCcataacattaatatattttttatactacATTATTTTACTTGGTTCTGAGCAGTGTCTAAGAAAAGCATTGTGAAGTAACTTATAAAAAATGATGGttattaagtagattcaagaaaatgcacagagtccttttcttcaatcagttgccaggtttattgaaatatgcagggagtctggtcccaggtacaggacaaacagaatactcctcattacaatgtttgaatgacattaaatacccttctgtatagatggtccacctcctctttctctgacacttaaccaatggtcaaggtacaacatattattctgttaatttagtgtgtgtgtgtagtctagtgtgacaacctctgaactcagtgcattcttcacactcctggagaaaaaaggtccataaatctgcccctttgatcccagtggcattatctctttcgacctctctgagaacctctgggtccaacgccagtccctgggagccttttagcccctttatgctttgcattccaaagtcttacagcctggccccttctggtccacagtactgttatctttttagcttgcagtcaatgctagGCAAGAAatttgtagacgcaatgtctctatcaattgttagcagtacatgcaatttgaaccagtctgctatctgcaatattagtctcttttcagaaaagaacaccagtatagctctgccagtccacatgcgtagcaaactgctaatcatttctcaatccatgttttccaacaccttGGATAAGTCCTTTAAATCTGCAATGCCTACTCAATACAAAAGATTTTTGCTTCTGATCACTATTAACTTTTTCATCCAAGAACCAGTTTCCTTTTAGTCAATAATTTGCATTAGCAGCCTTACCTTTCACTCCAGCACAGCAACTGAGGAGCAGACAGATGTAGAAGGCATTCATTACTCTGACTGGCCCTGACACCATAGTACTAACTGTACTAGCTTGTGTTCAACTGGCATAAATGAAACACAACTGAAATTTGCTCAAAACTAAACTGCACCAGCAACATGCAAAATTACAGGGTGTGGTTTTCAGTTCCTCAGATGTGTGAACTGCTTCCCCAGTGATCATGCATTTCTGTTTCATATGGCCTTTGAATTGTCAATTTATTGCATAGACAAATAGACcatttttactgttatttcaTTATCACTTCACTTGAATACCTCAGGCCACTAGCTTGTGACTTTTGTGTCTTATTATAAAACCCTGAAACACTCCCCACAACTTCCAGTGCAAATCTAAACATTAGCGTGTTATGACTGGTTTCAtgtccccaattagcactaatccttACGTAAGGAAACATGAAGtagttaatcagggtctgtgaaacattAATGCTAAACAGGTTCTATGAAAGCAGCTGTTAGATTCTTATTGTTTTACCTTAGAGAAACTACAAGGAAGCTTACTTAATGATGATTAAAGATGATCAAGTCTTTAATTAAACCAGGCATCAGGGcataatcaaatatatatattttttttattcacataaatGTATAAACCAAAGCAAAACCCAAGTCTTTCTCCACCCATCAACCTTAAagaaaagctgtgtgttttgttctgttctgttttgttctgttcatGGTTCTGATTGAATAGATTTTCTCTGGATCCCTCTGCTTGTCAAGTCTCAATGCCTCGCTCTTTAAAGAGCTGGTACAGCTTCTCTTCCAAGGCAGTGTTTGTCCCCTGTAGACTCTTCATTACCTGCGCTGCCCAGGTGAAATACTCCTGAACACGCTGCGGCGTCCAGCCTGCAAGAAAACACAGGAACACCTCCATCAGCCAGAGCTgggagcacacacacagtgatacagaGTGACCAAGCCTGTTTTATACATGAATACAAGTCTGCTGTAGTGTGTTTCCTTACCAAAAACAGTAACTTCACTTTGTTCTACCTTCTCATGAGGCAGTCTAAGGGAAAACTGCATTGCATATCATGTGCTGGCACAGTACATGATAACGGAATGCTAATAATATTAACAAAGGAATCTACTCAATGGTAATGGATCCTCTtgaccctttcatgcatgaaatatggaaaattgcagaaaaaaacataactggacacataataaatatatttttgttaacattttttctCATTGCTTTATATGGTGGAAAATgtgcatcctcatatgaggctttcatgcatttgcatcttccatatgtccctATATTAAGACtacaagagttttttttgtttgtttctgtcccCAATGTGAGGTTATCATGCACGAAAGGGTTAATATGAATACATtctcaaaaaccacaaaaaaaaaaaaaatcagcgttggAGTTCTATTTTGGAGTTGTTAACTCACTTTGTGATACAAAAATCTCAAAGTGGTGGGGTGCCTGTGTGGGCAGTCTCACCGGCGGGGGTGCAGTGGTTCAGGTCCCTGAGGTTGTACAGCTTGTCAGCCAGCTTGACCAGCTTGGCCTGGTGGCTGCAGTAAGGGCCGTGCTTGACCTGCAGCCACTTCCTCTCCTGTTTGGACAGCGCCTTGTCATCCGTCACTTCCTGAACGATTCGCGCCACTGTGGCCCCGAACACAGCTTCCAGCTGGGGGAGGCTGGTGTCTGTGTCCTCTACTGTGTCGTGGAGCAGTGCCGCCTGCGAGGGGGGCAAAACACATACACTGCTTCAATATTATTCATATCCGCAGAGTTACACTCACAGTGACAAAGGCCATCAACACACATTTTTGGAAATACACCCACAGTTAATTGCCTCACATTGATACATCTCAAGCAGACACAACTTTAATTTACTAAGCATTAAGTAATACAGAGGAGGTAATCAAGTTTCTTTAGCATTTTATcatacactacagtactgtatttcaaagcACTTAACAGAGCAAGTGGATTTCAGAGCACAGTGACTACAGCCACTAAACAAGCAACATACTACAAACAATTTGCTGCTCTTGAGTATTTAGGTAAGGCTGCAGTTTGATAAATTTGTCTGTGAGCTTAAATTAGCAACAAGCTCAGATAGCGAAAACTAAGCTTGTATTCAAACTTGGAACgtctcaaactgctatgcaatgggagtcttatttgctTCCGTACTTGATCTGATACTGGAGAAAGAATCTTATCAAGTAAATTTACAGTACCTGCAAGACTGTAATGTCTGTGATTCCACCTTCATAACTTAAAATTCTGGCGACTCCTGAAATAAACAAGGCAGGCTATGAACAGTTTAAGTTCTTCTAATGCACCCACCAAACTCAgctttttaaaatagcaaaaaatgCGAAGCTCGTCGGCTTTATTATGATGTTCTGTTCCCCCACTCCCTTTGCCATACAAAATGTTTACAGCGAGTTATTTATCTTAGTCAGTACTTGTACAATGATTACCCTGCTGTGATAACTGACCACGCTTTTCCCGTGCTCTTAACAATGGTAAAAGACAAGAAACGtcgcaaaaacaaaaacaaaacaaaacaaaaaaaataaataaaacagccgGTAGTTTTCTTAACTAGAAACTTCAGTCCTTTCGAACTGCGTATTTCTGTTGAAAGATCTCACTGACACGTGACGCAGGTGTGTATTTGGCGATTGCATTTAGTTTCCCTTACGTCTACTCAATGACAATGTGTCACAGGTTTAGGCTGATAATAATATCAGTGATACTGTTGTTAAATTATCGTTTTTAACTGAAAAGAACGTAAATTGAAAACTTTCCCTCTGCCGCGACAActgccctttttttttatttccccgcACGCTGAGAACAAAACCCGTCACCTTCACAAACTTATTTCGGTTGCATTCAAATTAAGTTCAGTCCTGCAACCACCACTCCGCTGGAGACCGTACCCTCGGGGTCACAGAAACGCCCAGTTACACAAAGTCTCAATAAATGCAATGGAAATGCACTTCAGCACCTGCGCAGGCGTTTGGCTTTGTTGCGGTTGTACCCCTTGGTTTTGGGTCCGTGCTACAGAGTGTACAGGAACGTTGCTTCCGCAAGAAGGGAGAGCTGGCAGGTAGGCGGAGTCATGGACTGGGGTTACAGAGGGTTCTCTTCTTAAGGTAAGGCTTTCTCACGCATGGGTCTGACACCGATTTTTGTTTTAGGTCCcgaaattgtcagtttttttttttctctcacaaaagaaaatattgcacataataaaaatagttacacgctatgatttatttttttttttaagtaagggCTTCCCGTCCTTTTTGACGTTGAAGTATTATGAAAACAACTCGACTTCGTATTGACATTTCAGTTCATATCCTGCATAACCTGTGTTGTAAACTGTCATTCGCCGCAGATTTGTACTTTGAGACCTCTTGTGCCTGGCGAGGTGGAGCTGCATGGTCCCGATGGCTCTGAACAGCAGACGGGACGCCCCCGAACCGCCTGACTTCTCACACCTCAAGAGGCTGGCACGGGATCAGCTGATTTACCTGCTGGAACAGGTGTGGACAGAGCTGGCATAGTAAAGTGGTTCATTGAGCTGTTGGTGTATTGTTGTCAAGCTTTCAGCAGCAAGCATGAAAGAGATAtgtataatgtgttatttctCTTTGAGATGGTATGTCCTACCAGGGTTAATGTCGGGGCTCCCCACACGAGTGAAGCAGACGCTTTCACACCCTCACAGTGATGGTGTCACACAGAACTGTAAATAGTCCCTTTTTTTTCCTCAGTTACCTGGGAAGAAGGACCTATTTATTGAAGCAGATTTGATGAGCCCCCTGGATCGGATCGCCAATGTCTCCACCCTGAAGGTACAGTCCCAGTGTGTGTatgtttcaagctatagctgcagtatttatatgactgcttggtatttactattcaacctccaaatctatgttataCAGCAatccaacagagaaaattaaggagtcttttgtactttaccagaatttttacatgaaaaaaaaacaaccgaggacacgaCCTCAGTGTCCTTATAGCTAGTTACAGCCATGAGTGTACTATGTAtgcaatataaatagtaatatagaATCGGACTGTGTCAGTGACTGTATTATGTGTGTTGCATAACAAAAAAGCAGCAACAACGCACAAAAACAACTGCCTTTCTCCATTAAGATGTTGGATGATGGTGAAGGGTATATTTCAGAGTCGTTTATCTTACTGGCATTGGAATAAGCAGTAACCTTGTCATTCACCCCAGTTATAGTGCagaattatgtgttttttttctttccagcaACATGAAGTGGATAAACTGTACAAACTGGAGAACAAGCCTATTGTTAGCACCTGTGACCAGTGAGTATCATAAGACAGTGCACTGCTTTCGGATTGTTTGACAGCCATGCAGTCATCATCAGTAACACATTATTTGCCATTCTGTGCGTCCCCTGCACTTTGCGGAAAATGGATTATTGGCTTCTCATAGCTAGGGCCCCTGGAGATTCAGCATATTCATTTAACATTGTACTGAATTAGTCTACATTTATTTGGGAAAGCACTTCACAGTTCAGTCCATGCTTGGTCACAGATTCAGATACATTTCTCCACCCAGAGGATTTGCATTTCTAGATCTGTCTCGAAAGACTCTTGACATTCTCTCTGTTTTCTCCACAGGCTGTGCTTTCTGATCCGGCCCAGGATACACAGTGTGAAATGGATTGCCGGTGAGTGGGAGGcaacacttgtgtgtgtgtgtgtgtgtctgtgtgtctctgtgtctctgtgtgtgtgtgtgtgtgtggtagccTTAGTAAAGAGGGCTGCAGTGTAATTCTGTTCCATTTCTTGTTTGTCAGATATTGTAAACACAGACAAAGCAGCTGGGAGATTTAGAAGATACAAGATCATCTTTAGCCCACAGAAGGTGAGTTCTGAGGAGCTGTCCGTCTGTCCTCACTCAACTTCGCTGCCACAATGTCTGTCCCCATCTCTCACTGTGCTTGTAAACCTACAGTATTCCTGTAGACAAGTGTCTGTCAGTGTACGAGTACGTGCTTGACAATCAGTAGCCAGGTTCTGACTGACCCAGTCTGTCTGATCTGTTTCAGTTCTATGCCTGTGAGACGATTCTGGAGGAGCAGGGGATCTATGGAGGTAGATGCACAGCAATTCAAATATCTTTTAAAAGCTTGGTCCAACTCATCAGTCTAGTAGTCGTTGTAGTGTAATTTTGTCTACTGGATTAGGATGTT
This window of the Polyodon spathula isolate WHYD16114869_AA chromosome 24, ASM1765450v1, whole genome shotgun sequence genome carries:
- the LOC121299146 gene encoding microfibrillar-associated protein 1-like, with product MSAQNSLNMKQPPIQSTAGAVPIRNEKGEISMEKVKVKRYVSGKRPDYAPMESSDEEEEDFQFIKKGKDVEPEELEEEVVSDPRLKRLQNRVSEDVEERLARHRQIAEPEVVMESSSESEEEGWLPDREESSEEEEEEVDDEEIERRRAMMRQRAQERKNEDMEIMEVEEEGKSGEESESESEYEEYTDSEDEAEPRLKPVFIRKKDRATVAEREAEELRQKELEAEAKKQVEERRHYTLKIVEEEAKKEFEENRRTIAALEALDTDGENEEEEYEAWKVRELKRIKRDREAREAMEREKAEIERFHNLTEEERRAELRSNGKLITNKASKGKYKFLQKYYHRGAFFMNEEQDVFKRDFSAPTLEDHFNKTILPKVMQVKNFGRSGRTKYTHLVDQDTTSFDSAWAQETAQNSKFFKQKAGGVRDVFDRPAVKRKT
- the LOC121298526 gene encoding guanosine-3',5'-bis(diphosphate) 3'-pyrophosphohydrolase MESH1-like encodes the protein MQLHLARHKSSPFLRKQRSCTLCSTDPKPRGTTATKPNACAGVARILSYEGGITDITVLQAALLHDTVEDTDTSLPQLEAVFGATVARIVQEVTDDKALSKQERKWLQVKHGPYCSHQAKLVKLADKLYNLRDLNHCTPAGWTPQRVQEYFTWAAQVMKSLQGTNTALEEKLYQLFKERGIET